Below is a window of Bacteroidota bacterium DNA.
GGCAGTGCAAGGAGCAGCACATTTCCCGGTGGCACGATTTTCACCCTGAAAGCGCTGTCCCTGCACATGACGTTGTAATGTCCCTGGTAATCTTTATAAAGCGAAATGGCTTCGCCCGGAACATTCATGCTTGAAATAATTTTATCTCTGTTCGTGAGCATCACTTTCGCCGCGTTAAGTGATTTTTCAAATGTGAGAAGCAAATAACTGGTGTCGCTGAGAATAGCATAATCCTCAATGAAAAAATGACGGCTGCCGATCACTGTATCCGGCCCGGAGCGAATGGGGATCTCATGAAGTACGATCAGTTGCGGTTCAAGAATAATGTCAAGGTGAAGTGTATCGCCGATCGCAGTTTTCAGAAGCGAAGAAGAAATAATTTTTGTTTCTGCTTTGTAACCGATCAGGCGAAAATTCAATTGGCTCCCGCTTTTGTAATCGATCAGAAGTGCATAGCGCCCATTCTTGTCTGAAGTTGTAAATCGCTTCGGGTCATTGCAGGTCACCACCACTCCCTGTAATTCTGAACTGTCTTTTACAGAAATTATTTTTCCGAGAACAAGTAACCTGTTATCCTGCGCGTGAATGAGAACAGAAAAAAATAATGCTGCCGCAAAAAGTAAACGCCGTGCCATACCTGCTTTTAAAGATAGACGTTGCAGGCCGATTATTCCACAACAAGGTATTTTCCGGTTAACAAGTGGCGGTAATTATTGAATGAATGGCTCCGGAATAAATCGCAAATCACAAAATCCAAATATATGATTGCTACTAAGAGGTGTTTAAATTTCATCCTTCTGTTTTGTTATGCCACCGTCGAAAGAATCCTATTATCACCCAAACATTCCGTAAGTTCAATAAGATTGTGTTTCATCAAAGGTTTACTCAGGCACGTGATCACATTCGGACATTTCATTTTGTAAAATACCTCCGATGGATTGAACATACTGGTGAGAATGGCGATGGATGTTCTTTGACGAACAGGTAGCGGCAAAGTTTGAAATTTCCGAACGAATTCTTCACCGTTCATACAGGGCATATTCAGGTCAAGAAGGATGAGTGATGGAACTTCATTGAATTTTCCCGACCGTCCCAGTTCTTCCAGGAATTCAAAGGCTTCGCGGGCACTGGTATATTCGAGAATCTCATTGGCAAAATCTGTTTGTTGCATAATTCTCGACGACACAAAATTGTCTATCTCATTATCATCAATAAGCATGATGCGTTCGATGGTATTGAAAACTTTTTCTTTTTTCATTTTCGTTTTATTGTTGACACAAAAGTACTTTCAACAAACTCCCGGGAAAACCCTAATCCCTTTTTTATAAAACAGATGTAAGGTTTTGCGGGAATCTGAATGATCATTCCGGCTATATTTGAAAAAAATGAGACGGTACATTCTTTGACGATGGAAAAAAATAATACGCAACCCAAACAACCGCTTCGTTTTTTCGATCTCACGATGATCGTTGTGAGTCTGGTGATCGGGATGGGAATTTTCAAAACGCCGGCAAGCGTTGCGAAGGTGGCCGATTCTTCCAATATTTTTTTTCTGGCATGGATCATTGGTGGAGTCGTTGCATTGAGCGGCGCACTTACGTTCGCGGAGATTGGTTCGCGTTTACCGGTGAGCGGCGGTTACTATCGTATTTTTTCTCATTGTTATCATCCTGCATTTGCTTTCATGCTCAACGGAACCATTCTTATTTCGAATGCCGCTTCTGTAGCAGGCGTTGCACTCATTGGTGCAGAATATATTACTCCGCACTTTCTTTACGAGGACTGGAATAAGGAAACCATTAATCTGGTAGTGGCAGTGAGCATGATCGTTATTTTTTTCGGGCTCAATCTTCTCGGGCTGAAAACAAGTTCGCGCACACAGAATGTGCTTACTGTTTTCAAATTAGTGGTGGTGACTGCACTCTGTTTCACAGTTTTTTTTCCTTCGAATGAAACAAAAACAGTGCAGGAAATAATTTCAACGGGGCCACACAGTTTTCTCAAATCGCTTGGCCTTTGTCTCATTCCCATTTCCTTCACTTATGGCGGATACCAGCAAACCATAAATTTCGGAGGAGAAGTGGAAAATGCGCCACGCATTATGCCGCGCGCTATCATTGCCGGTATGATCGTCGTAACGATTCTTTATCTCTCGATCAACTTTGCATACATGCACATCATTGGTTTCCATTCGCTGAAAAGTGCGGAAACTATTGGCCAGACTTTATCTGCAAAAATTCTCGGAAACATAGGCGGGAAAATATTTTCACTGTTGCTTTTTTTCTCCGTGCTCGCTTATGTCAATATCGGTTTGCTCTCGAATCCACGTGTAATCATGGCGATGAGCGAAGAAAAAACTTTGCCGGCATTTTTCAGTTACCATTCGAAAAAATTCAATGTCCCGGTGTGGTCGCTCGTTGCATTTACACTGGTAACGGTGATCGTTTTGTTCTTCGCTAAAACTTTTGATACGCTGGTAAATTATGTGATCTTCCTCGACTCCAGCGGATTTGTTTTTGCCGCAGCAACAATTTTTATTCTGCGTTACCGTAAAACGGGCGAAGAAAAAAAGATCTACAAGTTGTTCCTGTATCCTGTTCTGCCGGCGTTGTTCATTATTGCTTACCTGCTCATTGCTTTTTCGGTGGTGATGAAAGGATATATTTATCCGCTCTACGATATTCTCGTTTTTGTTTTTTTCCTGCTGCTTTATTTTGTTTTCAATTTCCGGAAAAGAAAGTGAGGCGTACTCGCGATGTATTTTAGAGATGCCCTTCAATTATATTTTTGCAATGCAATGAGCTGAAATTTTCATTGAAATTGACACATTCACCCATTAGCACATCGGCAAATTGTACTTATTTTCGCACCTCAATCTTACACTATGAGTTACGACGTCATTATCATCGGAAGCGGCCCCGGCGGATATGTTACTGCCATTCGTGCATCTCAACTCGGACTGAAAACTGCCGTGGTGGAAAAAGCAGAACTCGGCGGAATTTGTCTCAACTGGGGATGCATTCCTACCAAAGCTCTTCTGAAAAGTGCGCAGGTTTTTGAATATTTAAAACATGCATCTGATTATGGTGTGAATGTGCAGGGCGGAACAGCCGATTTTTCTGCGGTGGTAAAACGCAGCCGCGATGTGGCCGGTGGAATGAGCAAAGGCGTTCAGTTCCTGATGAAGAAAAATAAAATTGATGTGATCGTTGGAACGGCGAAAGTTGCTGCAGGTAAAAAAGTAAACGTTACTTCTGGAGAAAAAACCACCACCTACGAAGCAAAAAATATAATCATCGCTACGGGCGCCCGCTCACGTGAGCTGCCGAATTTAAAACAGGATGGAAAAAAAATAATCGGTTATCGTGAAGCGATGATATTGCCTGCACTTCCGAAATCAATGGTCGTTGTCGGATCAGGCGCTATCGGTGTGGAGTTCGCTTATTTCTATGCAGCAATGGGAACAAAAGTTACCGTAGTAGAATTCATGCCGAATGTTGTTCCCATCGAAGACGAAGAAGTTTCGAAACAATTAGAACGTTCGTTCAAAAAATCGGGAATAGAAATAATGACGAATGCCGGCGTGGAAAGTGTGGACACCAGCGGCGCAGGTTGCAAAGTGAAAGTGAAAACGAAGGACGGAGAAAAAAATATTGAATGCGATATTGTTCTTTCTGCAGTGGGAATCACTTCGAATATTGAAAACATTGGATTGGAAGATGTGGGCATTGCCACTGACAAAGGAAAAATTCTCGTCGGAAAATATTATGAGACTAATATTCCCGGCTACTTCGCTATTGGCGATGTCATAGGCACACAGGCGCTCGCGCACGTGGCCAGCGCAGAAGGAATTACCTGCGTTGAAAAAATTGTC
It encodes the following:
- a CDS encoding response regulator translates to MKKEKVFNTIERIMLIDDNEIDNFVSSRIMQQTDFANEILEYTSAREAFEFLEELGRSGKFNEVPSLILLDLNMPCMNGEEFVRKFQTLPLPVRQRTSIAILTSMFNPSEVFYKMKCPNVITCLSKPLMKHNLIELTECLGDNRILSTVA
- a CDS encoding APC family permease, whose translation is MEKNNTQPKQPLRFFDLTMIVVSLVIGMGIFKTPASVAKVADSSNIFFLAWIIGGVVALSGALTFAEIGSRLPVSGGYYRIFSHCYHPAFAFMLNGTILISNAASVAGVALIGAEYITPHFLYEDWNKETINLVVAVSMIVIFFGLNLLGLKTSSRTQNVLTVFKLVVVTALCFTVFFPSNETKTVQEIISTGPHSFLKSLGLCLIPISFTYGGYQQTINFGGEVENAPRIMPRAIIAGMIVVTILYLSINFAYMHIIGFHSLKSAETIGQTLSAKILGNIGGKIFSLLLFFSVLAYVNIGLLSNPRVIMAMSEEKTLPAFFSYHSKKFNVPVWSLVAFTLVTVIVLFFAKTFDTLVNYVIFLDSSGFVFAAATIFILRYRKTGEEKKIYKLFLYPVLPALFIIAYLLIAFSVVMKGYIYPLYDILVFVFFLLLYFVFNFRKRK
- the lpdA gene encoding dihydrolipoyl dehydrogenase; this translates as MSYDVIIIGSGPGGYVTAIRASQLGLKTAVVEKAELGGICLNWGCIPTKALLKSAQVFEYLKHASDYGVNVQGGTADFSAVVKRSRDVAGGMSKGVQFLMKKNKIDVIVGTAKVAAGKKVNVTSGEKTTTYEAKNIIIATGARSRELPNLKQDGKKIIGYREAMILPALPKSMVVVGSGAIGVEFAYFYAAMGTKVTVVEFMPNVVPIEDEEVSKQLERSFKKSGIEIMTNAGVESVDTSGAGCKVKVKTKDGEKNIECDIVLSAVGITSNIENIGLEDVGIATDKGKILVGKYYETNIPGYFAIGDVIGTQALAHVASAEGITCVEKIVGLDPEGIDYKNIPGCTYCQPEIASVGYTEKAAKEAGFELKIGKFPFSASGKAKAAGSADGFIKLIFDAKYGELLGAHMIGANVTEMIAEIVAIRKLETTGHELIKTIHPHPTMSEGIMEAAAAAYGEVIHL